In Camarhynchus parvulus chromosome 28, STF_HiC, whole genome shotgun sequence, the following proteins share a genomic window:
- the MIER2 gene encoding mesoderm induction early response protein 2 isoform X2, with translation MAEASVGRQSPRVVPYPARGLCPGEPSLQSTAVVSMGSADHRLNLAEILSQNYGVREEREEDDTQEKQKSLEELEKSFSASQSSEMPFEELLALYGYEASDPISEQDSESNDITPNLPDMTLDKEQIAKDLLSGEEEEETQSSADDLTPSVTSHDASDLFPNQPGSNNFLADEDKEPCSSPCASSMAEDSEVDSIPSNECKKEIMVGPQYQATVPILRLNRHRQKAYENEDQLLWDPNILPEREVEEFLYRAVKRQWDELAGSSLPEGEVVKDNEQALYELVKCNFNAEEALRRLRFNVKVIRDELCAWSEEECRNFEHGFRVHGKNFHLIQANKVRTRSVGECVEYYYMWKKSERYDYFTQQTRLGRKKYVLHPGATCVEYSHTKISNINLPVKIPAAKHLRLTDCAFFSRRDFTDNDLDGVEVENTSRSRSSPPIPSAAGCLDAHFGQDQIAIESTEPLSVESTACSLGSISESGQGYECSTPSETNCSFDPSEETPSGAVPVPCPRHSVTPSEPELFALPPAAPGLAEKQETLQNSGETITMDFTLPADINEGLPLIAGAVDLDRDPEAVVAPAQVSLSVTDFGLIGIGDVNTFLTAHQACPAPVAHSEPLSQ, from the exons ATGGCGGAG GCCTCTGTTGGCCGGCAGAGCCCCAGGGTGGTTCCATACCCAGCCCGTGGCCTATGTCCTGGAGAGCCCTCCCTTCAGAGCACTGCAG TTGTGTCAATGGGCTCAGCTGATCATCGACTGAACCTGGCAGAGATCCTTTCCCAGAACTATGGTGTGAGGGAAGAAAGGGAGGAGGATGATActcaggagaagcagaaatctttagaagagctggagaagagTTTCAGTGCCTCTCAG AGCAGTGAAATGCCATTTGAGGAGCTGCTTGCACTCTATGGCTATGAGGCATCAGATCCCATCTCGGAGCAGGACAGTGAGAGCAATGACATCACTCCCAACCTCCCTGACATGACTCTGGATAAG GAACAAATAGCGAAGGATTTGCTTTcaggggaagaagaggaggagacaCAATCTTCAGCTGATGATCTGACTCCATCCGTCACATCCCACGATGCTTCGGACTTATtcccaaaccagcctggct CGAACAACTTCCTTGCTGATGAAGACAAAGAGCCATGTTCATCACCATGTGCTTCCTCCATGGCTGAGGACTCAGAGGTGGATTCCATCCCATCCAATGAGTGTAAGAAG GAGATCATGGTTGGACCTCAGTACCAGGCCACTGTTCCCATCCTCCGTTTAAACAGGCACAGGCAAAAAG CCTATGAGAATGAAGATCAGCTGCTTTGGGACCCAAACATCCTCCCTGAGAGGGAGGTGGAAGAGTTCCTGTACCGAGCTGTGAAGCGGCAGTGGGACgagctggctggcagcagcctgccAGAGGGAGAGGTGGTCAAAGACAACGAGCAG GCTTTGTATGAGCTGGTGAAATGCAACTTCAATGCAGAAGAGGCACTGAGGAGGTTACGGTTCAACGTGAAGGTTATCAGAG ATGAGCTTTGTGCCTGGAGCGAGGAAGAATGTAGAAATTTTGAACATGGCTTTAGGGTCCATGGGAAAAACTTTCACCTTATCCAAGCCAACAAG GTCCGCACGCGGTCGGTGGGCGAGTGCGTGGAGTATTATTACATGTGGAAAAAATCAGAACGTTATGACTACTTCACTCAGCAGACTCGTCTAGGAAGGAAGAAGTACGTCCTCCACCCTGGAGCCACGTGCGTGGAATATTCTCACACTAAAATTAGTAATATTAACCTCCCAGTGAAGATTCCTGCTGCAAAGCACCTCCGCTTAACAGACTGCGCTTTCTTCTCCAGAAG GGATTTCACTGACAATGACCTGGATGGGGTTGAAGTGGAAAACACGAGTCGTTCTCGGAGCTCCCCACcaattccctctgcagctggctgCCTGGATGCTCACTTTGGGCAGGATCAGATAGCAATTGAGAGCACAG agcccctgagcgtggagagcacagcctgcagcctgggcagcatCAGTGAGTCAGGGCAGGGCTATGAATGCAGCACCCCCTCGGAGACAAACTGCTCCTTTGACCCCTCGGAGGAGACGCCCTcgggggctgtccctgtgccctgcccacgTCACTCTGTCACCCCCTCTGAGCCCGAGCTCTTCGCTTTGCCACCCGCGGCACCAGGACTGGCAGAGAAGCAGGAAACGTTGCAGAACTCTGGTGAGACAATAACCATGGACTTCACTCTCCCTGCAGACATTAATGAGGGGTTGCCTTTAATTGCTGGCGCTGTGGATTTGGACAGAGACCCTGAGGCAGTGGTGGCCCCTGCTCAAGTGTCCTTATCGGTCACAGATTTCGGTCTCATCGGCATCGGAGATGTAAATACTTTCCTGACTGCTCATCAGGCTTGCCCAGCACCTGTGGCTCACTCAGAGCCTCTGTCGCAGTGA
- the MIER2 gene encoding mesoderm induction early response protein 2 isoform X1 — protein MAEASVGRQSPRVVPYPARGLCPGEPSLQSTAVVSMGSADHRLNLAEILSQNYGVREEREEDDTQEKQKSLEELEKSFSASQSSEMPFEELLALYGYEASDPISEQDSESNDITPNLPDMTLDKEQIAKDLLSGEEEEETQSSADDLTPSVTSHDASDLFPNQPGSNNFLADEDKEPCSSPCASSMAEDSEVDSIPSNECKKEIMVGPQYQATVPILRLNRHRQKVLFLLAYENEDQLLWDPNILPEREVEEFLYRAVKRQWDELAGSSLPEGEVVKDNEQALYELVKCNFNAEEALRRLRFNVKVIRDELCAWSEEECRNFEHGFRVHGKNFHLIQANKVRTRSVGECVEYYYMWKKSERYDYFTQQTRLGRKKYVLHPGATCVEYSHTKISNINLPVKIPAAKHLRLTDCAFFSRRDFTDNDLDGVEVENTSRSRSSPPIPSAAGCLDAHFGQDQIAIESTEPLSVESTACSLGSISESGQGYECSTPSETNCSFDPSEETPSGAVPVPCPRHSVTPSEPELFALPPAAPGLAEKQETLQNSGETITMDFTLPADINEGLPLIAGAVDLDRDPEAVVAPAQVSLSVTDFGLIGIGDVNTFLTAHQACPAPVAHSEPLSQ, from the exons ATGGCGGAG GCCTCTGTTGGCCGGCAGAGCCCCAGGGTGGTTCCATACCCAGCCCGTGGCCTATGTCCTGGAGAGCCCTCCCTTCAGAGCACTGCAG TTGTGTCAATGGGCTCAGCTGATCATCGACTGAACCTGGCAGAGATCCTTTCCCAGAACTATGGTGTGAGGGAAGAAAGGGAGGAGGATGATActcaggagaagcagaaatctttagaagagctggagaagagTTTCAGTGCCTCTCAG AGCAGTGAAATGCCATTTGAGGAGCTGCTTGCACTCTATGGCTATGAGGCATCAGATCCCATCTCGGAGCAGGACAGTGAGAGCAATGACATCACTCCCAACCTCCCTGACATGACTCTGGATAAG GAACAAATAGCGAAGGATTTGCTTTcaggggaagaagaggaggagacaCAATCTTCAGCTGATGATCTGACTCCATCCGTCACATCCCACGATGCTTCGGACTTATtcccaaaccagcctggct CGAACAACTTCCTTGCTGATGAAGACAAAGAGCCATGTTCATCACCATGTGCTTCCTCCATGGCTGAGGACTCAGAGGTGGATTCCATCCCATCCAATGAGTGTAAGAAG GAGATCATGGTTGGACCTCAGTACCAGGCCACTGTTCCCATCCTCCGTTTAAACAGGCACAGGCAAAAAG tgctttttctgtTAGCCTATGAGAATGAAGATCAGCTGCTTTGGGACCCAAACATCCTCCCTGAGAGGGAGGTGGAAGAGTTCCTGTACCGAGCTGTGAAGCGGCAGTGGGACgagctggctggcagcagcctgccAGAGGGAGAGGTGGTCAAAGACAACGAGCAG GCTTTGTATGAGCTGGTGAAATGCAACTTCAATGCAGAAGAGGCACTGAGGAGGTTACGGTTCAACGTGAAGGTTATCAGAG ATGAGCTTTGTGCCTGGAGCGAGGAAGAATGTAGAAATTTTGAACATGGCTTTAGGGTCCATGGGAAAAACTTTCACCTTATCCAAGCCAACAAG GTCCGCACGCGGTCGGTGGGCGAGTGCGTGGAGTATTATTACATGTGGAAAAAATCAGAACGTTATGACTACTTCACTCAGCAGACTCGTCTAGGAAGGAAGAAGTACGTCCTCCACCCTGGAGCCACGTGCGTGGAATATTCTCACACTAAAATTAGTAATATTAACCTCCCAGTGAAGATTCCTGCTGCAAAGCACCTCCGCTTAACAGACTGCGCTTTCTTCTCCAGAAG GGATTTCACTGACAATGACCTGGATGGGGTTGAAGTGGAAAACACGAGTCGTTCTCGGAGCTCCCCACcaattccctctgcagctggctgCCTGGATGCTCACTTTGGGCAGGATCAGATAGCAATTGAGAGCACAG agcccctgagcgtggagagcacagcctgcagcctgggcagcatCAGTGAGTCAGGGCAGGGCTATGAATGCAGCACCCCCTCGGAGACAAACTGCTCCTTTGACCCCTCGGAGGAGACGCCCTcgggggctgtccctgtgccctgcccacgTCACTCTGTCACCCCCTCTGAGCCCGAGCTCTTCGCTTTGCCACCCGCGGCACCAGGACTGGCAGAGAAGCAGGAAACGTTGCAGAACTCTGGTGAGACAATAACCATGGACTTCACTCTCCCTGCAGACATTAATGAGGGGTTGCCTTTAATTGCTGGCGCTGTGGATTTGGACAGAGACCCTGAGGCAGTGGTGGCCCCTGCTCAAGTGTCCTTATCGGTCACAGATTTCGGTCTCATCGGCATCGGAGATGTAAATACTTTCCTGACTGCTCATCAGGCTTGCCCAGCACCTGTGGCTCACTCAGAGCCTCTGTCGCAGTGA
- the MIER2 gene encoding mesoderm induction early response protein 2 isoform X4 translates to MAEASVGRQSPRVVPYPARGLCPGEPSLQSTAVVSMGSADHRLNLAEILSQNYGVREEREEDDTQEKQKSLEELEKSFSASQSSEMPFEELLALYGYEASDPISEQDSESNDITPNLPDMTLDKEQIAKDLLSGEEEEETQSSADDLTPSVTSHDASDLFPNQPGSNNFLADEDKEPCSSPCASSMAEDSEVDSIPSNECKKEIMVGPQYQATVPILRLNRHRQKVLFLLAYENEDQLLWDPNILPEREVEEFLYRAVKRQWDELAGSSLPEGEVVKDNEQALYELVKCNFNAEEALRRLRFNVKVIRDELCAWSEEECRNFEHGFRVHGKNFHLIQANKVRTRSVGECVEYYYMWKKSERYDYFTQQTRLGRKKDFTDNDLDGVEVENTSRSRSSPPIPSAAGCLDAHFGQDQIAIESTEPLSVESTACSLGSISESGQGYECSTPSETNCSFDPSEETPSGAVPVPCPRHSVTPSEPELFALPPAAPGLAEKQETLQNSGETITMDFTLPADINEGLPLIAGAVDLDRDPEAVVAPAQVSLSVTDFGLIGIGDVNTFLTAHQACPAPVAHSEPLSQ, encoded by the exons ATGGCGGAG GCCTCTGTTGGCCGGCAGAGCCCCAGGGTGGTTCCATACCCAGCCCGTGGCCTATGTCCTGGAGAGCCCTCCCTTCAGAGCACTGCAG TTGTGTCAATGGGCTCAGCTGATCATCGACTGAACCTGGCAGAGATCCTTTCCCAGAACTATGGTGTGAGGGAAGAAAGGGAGGAGGATGATActcaggagaagcagaaatctttagaagagctggagaagagTTTCAGTGCCTCTCAG AGCAGTGAAATGCCATTTGAGGAGCTGCTTGCACTCTATGGCTATGAGGCATCAGATCCCATCTCGGAGCAGGACAGTGAGAGCAATGACATCACTCCCAACCTCCCTGACATGACTCTGGATAAG GAACAAATAGCGAAGGATTTGCTTTcaggggaagaagaggaggagacaCAATCTTCAGCTGATGATCTGACTCCATCCGTCACATCCCACGATGCTTCGGACTTATtcccaaaccagcctggct CGAACAACTTCCTTGCTGATGAAGACAAAGAGCCATGTTCATCACCATGTGCTTCCTCCATGGCTGAGGACTCAGAGGTGGATTCCATCCCATCCAATGAGTGTAAGAAG GAGATCATGGTTGGACCTCAGTACCAGGCCACTGTTCCCATCCTCCGTTTAAACAGGCACAGGCAAAAAG tgctttttctgtTAGCCTATGAGAATGAAGATCAGCTGCTTTGGGACCCAAACATCCTCCCTGAGAGGGAGGTGGAAGAGTTCCTGTACCGAGCTGTGAAGCGGCAGTGGGACgagctggctggcagcagcctgccAGAGGGAGAGGTGGTCAAAGACAACGAGCAG GCTTTGTATGAGCTGGTGAAATGCAACTTCAATGCAGAAGAGGCACTGAGGAGGTTACGGTTCAACGTGAAGGTTATCAGAG ATGAGCTTTGTGCCTGGAGCGAGGAAGAATGTAGAAATTTTGAACATGGCTTTAGGGTCCATGGGAAAAACTTTCACCTTATCCAAGCCAACAAG GTCCGCACGCGGTCGGTGGGCGAGTGCGTGGAGTATTATTACATGTGGAAAAAATCAGAACGTTATGACTACTTCACTCAGCAGACTCGTCTAGGAAGGAAGAA GGATTTCACTGACAATGACCTGGATGGGGTTGAAGTGGAAAACACGAGTCGTTCTCGGAGCTCCCCACcaattccctctgcagctggctgCCTGGATGCTCACTTTGGGCAGGATCAGATAGCAATTGAGAGCACAG agcccctgagcgtggagagcacagcctgcagcctgggcagcatCAGTGAGTCAGGGCAGGGCTATGAATGCAGCACCCCCTCGGAGACAAACTGCTCCTTTGACCCCTCGGAGGAGACGCCCTcgggggctgtccctgtgccctgcccacgTCACTCTGTCACCCCCTCTGAGCCCGAGCTCTTCGCTTTGCCACCCGCGGCACCAGGACTGGCAGAGAAGCAGGAAACGTTGCAGAACTCTGGTGAGACAATAACCATGGACTTCACTCTCCCTGCAGACATTAATGAGGGGTTGCCTTTAATTGCTGGCGCTGTGGATTTGGACAGAGACCCTGAGGCAGTGGTGGCCCCTGCTCAAGTGTCCTTATCGGTCACAGATTTCGGTCTCATCGGCATCGGAGATGTAAATACTTTCCTGACTGCTCATCAGGCTTGCCCAGCACCTGTGGCTCACTCAGAGCCTCTGTCGCAGTGA
- the MIER2 gene encoding mesoderm induction early response protein 2 isoform X3: MAEASVGRQSPRVVPYPARGLCPGEPSLQSTAVVSMGSADHRLNLAEILSQNYGVREEREEDDTQEKQKSLEELEKSFSASQSSEMPFEELLALYGYEASDPISEQDSESNDITPNLPDMTLDKEQIAKDLLSGEEEEETQSSADDLTPSVTSHDASDLFPNQPGSNNFLADEDKEPCSSPCASSMAEDSEVDSIPSNECKKEIMVGPQYQATVPILRLNRHRQKAYENEDQLLWDPNILPEREVEEFLYRAVKRQWDELAGSSLPEGEVVKDNEQALYELVKCNFNAEEALRRLRFNVKVIRDELCAWSEEECRNFEHGFRVHGKNFHLIQANKVRTRSVGECVEYYYMWKKSERYDYFTQQTRLGRKKYVLHPGATDFTDNDLDGVEVENTSRSRSSPPIPSAAGCLDAHFGQDQIAIESTEPLSVESTACSLGSISESGQGYECSTPSETNCSFDPSEETPSGAVPVPCPRHSVTPSEPELFALPPAAPGLAEKQETLQNSGETITMDFTLPADINEGLPLIAGAVDLDRDPEAVVAPAQVSLSVTDFGLIGIGDVNTFLTAHQACPAPVAHSEPLSQ; encoded by the exons ATGGCGGAG GCCTCTGTTGGCCGGCAGAGCCCCAGGGTGGTTCCATACCCAGCCCGTGGCCTATGTCCTGGAGAGCCCTCCCTTCAGAGCACTGCAG TTGTGTCAATGGGCTCAGCTGATCATCGACTGAACCTGGCAGAGATCCTTTCCCAGAACTATGGTGTGAGGGAAGAAAGGGAGGAGGATGATActcaggagaagcagaaatctttagaagagctggagaagagTTTCAGTGCCTCTCAG AGCAGTGAAATGCCATTTGAGGAGCTGCTTGCACTCTATGGCTATGAGGCATCAGATCCCATCTCGGAGCAGGACAGTGAGAGCAATGACATCACTCCCAACCTCCCTGACATGACTCTGGATAAG GAACAAATAGCGAAGGATTTGCTTTcaggggaagaagaggaggagacaCAATCTTCAGCTGATGATCTGACTCCATCCGTCACATCCCACGATGCTTCGGACTTATtcccaaaccagcctggct CGAACAACTTCCTTGCTGATGAAGACAAAGAGCCATGTTCATCACCATGTGCTTCCTCCATGGCTGAGGACTCAGAGGTGGATTCCATCCCATCCAATGAGTGTAAGAAG GAGATCATGGTTGGACCTCAGTACCAGGCCACTGTTCCCATCCTCCGTTTAAACAGGCACAGGCAAAAAG CCTATGAGAATGAAGATCAGCTGCTTTGGGACCCAAACATCCTCCCTGAGAGGGAGGTGGAAGAGTTCCTGTACCGAGCTGTGAAGCGGCAGTGGGACgagctggctggcagcagcctgccAGAGGGAGAGGTGGTCAAAGACAACGAGCAG GCTTTGTATGAGCTGGTGAAATGCAACTTCAATGCAGAAGAGGCACTGAGGAGGTTACGGTTCAACGTGAAGGTTATCAGAG ATGAGCTTTGTGCCTGGAGCGAGGAAGAATGTAGAAATTTTGAACATGGCTTTAGGGTCCATGGGAAAAACTTTCACCTTATCCAAGCCAACAAG GTCCGCACGCGGTCGGTGGGCGAGTGCGTGGAGTATTATTACATGTGGAAAAAATCAGAACGTTATGACTACTTCACTCAGCAGACTCGTCTAGGAAGGAAGAAGTACGTCCTCCACCCTGGAGCCAC GGATTTCACTGACAATGACCTGGATGGGGTTGAAGTGGAAAACACGAGTCGTTCTCGGAGCTCCCCACcaattccctctgcagctggctgCCTGGATGCTCACTTTGGGCAGGATCAGATAGCAATTGAGAGCACAG agcccctgagcgtggagagcacagcctgcagcctgggcagcatCAGTGAGTCAGGGCAGGGCTATGAATGCAGCACCCCCTCGGAGACAAACTGCTCCTTTGACCCCTCGGAGGAGACGCCCTcgggggctgtccctgtgccctgcccacgTCACTCTGTCACCCCCTCTGAGCCCGAGCTCTTCGCTTTGCCACCCGCGGCACCAGGACTGGCAGAGAAGCAGGAAACGTTGCAGAACTCTGGTGAGACAATAACCATGGACTTCACTCTCCCTGCAGACATTAATGAGGGGTTGCCTTTAATTGCTGGCGCTGTGGATTTGGACAGAGACCCTGAGGCAGTGGTGGCCCCTGCTCAAGTGTCCTTATCGGTCACAGATTTCGGTCTCATCGGCATCGGAGATGTAAATACTTTCCTGACTGCTCATCAGGCTTGCCCAGCACCTGTGGCTCACTCAGAGCCTCTGTCGCAGTGA
- the MIER2 gene encoding mesoderm induction early response protein 2 isoform X5, producing the protein MPFEELLALYGYEASDPISEQDSESNDITPNLPDMTLDKEQIAKDLLSGEEEEETQSSADDLTPSVTSHDASDLFPNQPGSNNFLADEDKEPCSSPCASSMAEDSEVDSIPSNECKKEIMVGPQYQATVPILRLNRHRQKVLFLLAYENEDQLLWDPNILPEREVEEFLYRAVKRQWDELAGSSLPEGEVVKDNEQALYELVKCNFNAEEALRRLRFNVKVIRDELCAWSEEECRNFEHGFRVHGKNFHLIQANKVRTRSVGECVEYYYMWKKSERYDYFTQQTRLGRKKYVLHPGATCVEYSHTKISNINLPVKIPAAKHLRLTDCAFFSRRDFTDNDLDGVEVENTSRSRSSPPIPSAAGCLDAHFGQDQIAIESTEPLSVESTACSLGSISESGQGYECSTPSETNCSFDPSEETPSGAVPVPCPRHSVTPSEPELFALPPAAPGLAEKQETLQNSGETITMDFTLPADINEGLPLIAGAVDLDRDPEAVVAPAQVSLSVTDFGLIGIGDVNTFLTAHQACPAPVAHSEPLSQ; encoded by the exons ATGCCATTTGAGGAGCTGCTTGCACTCTATGGCTATGAGGCATCAGATCCCATCTCGGAGCAGGACAGTGAGAGCAATGACATCACTCCCAACCTCCCTGACATGACTCTGGATAAG GAACAAATAGCGAAGGATTTGCTTTcaggggaagaagaggaggagacaCAATCTTCAGCTGATGATCTGACTCCATCCGTCACATCCCACGATGCTTCGGACTTATtcccaaaccagcctggct CGAACAACTTCCTTGCTGATGAAGACAAAGAGCCATGTTCATCACCATGTGCTTCCTCCATGGCTGAGGACTCAGAGGTGGATTCCATCCCATCCAATGAGTGTAAGAAG GAGATCATGGTTGGACCTCAGTACCAGGCCACTGTTCCCATCCTCCGTTTAAACAGGCACAGGCAAAAAG tgctttttctgtTAGCCTATGAGAATGAAGATCAGCTGCTTTGGGACCCAAACATCCTCCCTGAGAGGGAGGTGGAAGAGTTCCTGTACCGAGCTGTGAAGCGGCAGTGGGACgagctggctggcagcagcctgccAGAGGGAGAGGTGGTCAAAGACAACGAGCAG GCTTTGTATGAGCTGGTGAAATGCAACTTCAATGCAGAAGAGGCACTGAGGAGGTTACGGTTCAACGTGAAGGTTATCAGAG ATGAGCTTTGTGCCTGGAGCGAGGAAGAATGTAGAAATTTTGAACATGGCTTTAGGGTCCATGGGAAAAACTTTCACCTTATCCAAGCCAACAAG GTCCGCACGCGGTCGGTGGGCGAGTGCGTGGAGTATTATTACATGTGGAAAAAATCAGAACGTTATGACTACTTCACTCAGCAGACTCGTCTAGGAAGGAAGAAGTACGTCCTCCACCCTGGAGCCACGTGCGTGGAATATTCTCACACTAAAATTAGTAATATTAACCTCCCAGTGAAGATTCCTGCTGCAAAGCACCTCCGCTTAACAGACTGCGCTTTCTTCTCCAGAAG GGATTTCACTGACAATGACCTGGATGGGGTTGAAGTGGAAAACACGAGTCGTTCTCGGAGCTCCCCACcaattccctctgcagctggctgCCTGGATGCTCACTTTGGGCAGGATCAGATAGCAATTGAGAGCACAG agcccctgagcgtggagagcacagcctgcagcctgggcagcatCAGTGAGTCAGGGCAGGGCTATGAATGCAGCACCCCCTCGGAGACAAACTGCTCCTTTGACCCCTCGGAGGAGACGCCCTcgggggctgtccctgtgccctgcccacgTCACTCTGTCACCCCCTCTGAGCCCGAGCTCTTCGCTTTGCCACCCGCGGCACCAGGACTGGCAGAGAAGCAGGAAACGTTGCAGAACTCTGGTGAGACAATAACCATGGACTTCACTCTCCCTGCAGACATTAATGAGGGGTTGCCTTTAATTGCTGGCGCTGTGGATTTGGACAGAGACCCTGAGGCAGTGGTGGCCCCTGCTCAAGTGTCCTTATCGGTCACAGATTTCGGTCTCATCGGCATCGGAGATGTAAATACTTTCCTGACTGCTCATCAGGCTTGCCCAGCACCTGTGGCTCACTCAGAGCCTCTGTCGCAGTGA